The following proteins are encoded in a genomic region of Planctomycetia bacterium:
- the typA gene encoding translational GTPase TypA, translating to MRREDIRNIAIIAHVDHGKTSLVDCLLRQSGEYRASQVSGDCILDSNDLERERGITILAKNISLHYKGVKINIIDTPGHADFGGEVERVLRMADGALVLVDSAEGPMPQTRFVLSKALECGLKPIVVVNKIDRSDARPQEVLNETFELFMELGADEHLEDFSYIFSSSREGYATHDPKVRGDSISPLLDLVLKVIPGPEVDPDSALQMLVTTLDWSEYVGRISIGRISSGSIAKGQRVALMQAGDVVEPSKVISVHVFEKLGRVEVPEASAGDIVAIVGMEEVEIGDTISDIDNRRALPRLAVDEPTLEMVFSVNSSPLAGRSGKFLTSRHLRDRLMRELERNVALRVAPVEGRDAYAVSGRGLLHLSVLIETMRREGFELSVGKPRVITRERDGVVEEPFETLVVEVPPDRLGAVMELAGARRGQMTHMQQRGDLSHVVFTIPARGLIGLRTRLLNATQGTAIIHHRFDGYRELEGDIGTRANGVLVSMLPGKAVAFGLDGLQDRAEMFVGPGDEVYEGMIVGENSRTGDMTVNPTKEKKLTNMRASGSDRNILLKPPRQISLEMALEYIEDDELVEITPDSIRLRKVMLTEHDRKRDQRKRAPVGA from the coding sequence ATGCGTCGCGAAGACATTCGAAACATCGCCATCATCGCCCACGTCGACCACGGCAAGACCTCGCTCGTGGATTGTTTGCTCCGTCAAAGCGGCGAATATCGCGCCAGCCAAGTGAGCGGAGACTGCATTCTCGATTCCAACGACCTGGAACGGGAACGCGGCATCACGATTCTGGCCAAGAACATTTCACTCCACTACAAGGGAGTGAAGATCAATATCATTGACACGCCGGGACACGCCGACTTTGGCGGCGAAGTGGAGCGTGTATTGCGGATGGCGGACGGCGCCCTGGTACTGGTCGACTCTGCCGAAGGTCCCATGCCGCAGACGCGGTTCGTGCTCTCCAAGGCGCTGGAATGCGGCCTCAAGCCGATCGTTGTTGTCAACAAGATCGACCGCTCCGACGCCCGGCCGCAGGAAGTGCTCAACGAGACCTTCGAACTGTTCATGGAGTTGGGCGCCGACGAGCACTTGGAAGATTTCTCCTATATTTTCTCTAGCTCGCGCGAAGGCTACGCCACGCACGATCCCAAAGTGCGCGGCGATTCAATCTCGCCTTTGCTGGATCTGGTGCTGAAAGTCATTCCGGGACCGGAAGTCGATCCGGATTCCGCGCTCCAGATGTTGGTCACCACGCTCGACTGGTCCGAGTACGTCGGCCGCATCTCCATCGGCCGGATCTCCTCGGGCAGCATCGCCAAGGGACAGCGCGTCGCGCTCATGCAGGCCGGCGACGTGGTCGAGCCGTCGAAAGTGATCTCCGTCCATGTGTTCGAAAAGCTCGGTCGCGTGGAAGTGCCCGAGGCGAGCGCCGGCGATATCGTGGCGATCGTGGGCATGGAAGAAGTGGAGATCGGTGACACGATCAGCGACATCGATAACCGCCGCGCCTTGCCGCGGTTGGCGGTCGACGAGCCGACGCTGGAAATGGTGTTCAGCGTGAATTCCTCGCCGCTGGCGGGACGGTCCGGCAAATTCCTTACCAGCCGGCACTTGCGCGATCGGTTGATGCGCGAATTGGAGCGCAACGTCGCGCTGCGTGTCGCGCCAGTCGAGGGTCGCGATGCTTACGCCGTCAGTGGCCGCGGGCTGTTGCATCTCTCGGTATTGATCGAAACCATGCGCCGCGAAGGCTTTGAGCTTTCCGTCGGCAAGCCGCGCGTGATCACGCGCGAGCGCGACGGTGTCGTCGAAGAGCCGTTTGAAACCCTGGTCGTGGAAGTGCCGCCGGATCGTCTGGGCGCCGTGATGGAATTGGCCGGCGCTCGGCGCGGCCAGATGACGCACATGCAGCAGCGCGGCGATTTGTCGCACGTGGTGTTCACGATCCCGGCGCGCGGATTGATCGGCTTGCGCACGCGTCTGTTAAACGCCACGCAAGGCACCGCGATCATCCATCATCGTTTCGACGGCTACCGTGAGCTGGAAGGCGACATCGGCACCCGCGCAAACGGCGTACTGGTATCCATGTTGCCTGGGAAAGCGGTCGCCTTCGGACTGGACGGCCTACAAGATCGGGCCGAAATGTTCGTCGGCCCCGGCGATGAAGTCTACGAGGGAATGATCGTCGGCGAAAACAGCCGAACTGGCGACATGACGGTCAATCCCACGAAAGAAAAGAAGCTCACCAACATGCGGGCTTCCGGCAGCGACCGCAACATCCTGCTCAAGCCGCCCCGCCAGATCTCACTTGAAATGGCGCTCGAATACATCGAAGACGACGAGCTCGTGGAAATCACGCCGGACAGCATCCGTCTCCGCAAGGTGATGCTGACGGAGCACGACCGCAAACGCGATCAACGCAAACGGGCGCCGGTCGGGGCATAG